From a single Dehalococcoidia bacterium genomic region:
- a CDS encoding SPFH/Band 7/PHB domain protein codes for MEAGAIILIAIAVVLIATLSKSVIIINQAQKGIVERFGRYKETLDPGLKFLIPFVDALRTRIDMRETVLDIEPQAVITKDNVGVTVDAVVYYYVTDAKAVRYEVANFYVAISKLAQTNLRNLVGDMTLDETLASRERINASLRSTLDEATDKWGVKVTRVEVKEILPPRDITEAMSKQMKAEREKRATILDAEAYRQKQILQAEGDKQNAILVAEGDKQAAILRAEGESKAIEYVSKAASEYFVGNAQLLKQLEVTQASLKDNTKLVISDQSRLINVLGLTEALGGSQLTPKTQSKPK; via the coding sequence ATGGAAGCAGGAGCGATAATTCTCATAGCCATCGCGGTGGTATTAATAGCCACTCTCTCCAAGTCGGTAATCATCATAAACCAGGCCCAGAAAGGCATCGTAGAAAGGTTTGGCAGGTATAAGGAAACCCTGGACCCAGGGCTCAAGTTCCTCATACCTTTTGTGGATGCGCTGAGAACTAGAATAGATATGCGAGAAACCGTCCTCGATATAGAGCCTCAGGCGGTTATTACCAAGGACAATGTAGGTGTTACTGTAGATGCCGTAGTCTATTATTACGTGACAGACGCCAAGGCTGTCCGATATGAAGTTGCCAACTTCTACGTTGCCATAAGCAAACTGGCACAGACGAATCTAAGAAACCTGGTTGGTGACATGACCCTTGATGAAACATTGGCTTCGAGAGAACGTATCAATGCTTCCCTGAGGTCAACCCTCGATGAAGCCACCGATAAGTGGGGAGTAAAGGTCACCAGGGTAGAAGTCAAGGAAATCCTGCCACCCAGAGACATCACCGAGGCCATGAGCAAGCAAATGAAAGCCGAGAGAGAAAAACGAGCAACTATTTTGGATGCGGAGGCCTATCGACAGAAACAGATACTTCAAGCTGAGGGAGATAAGCAGAATGCTATTCTGGTTGCTGAGGGCGATAAGCAGGCAGCAATCTTGAGGGCTGAAGGGGAATCCAAGGCGATAGAGTACGTGTCTAAGGCAGCCAGCGAATACTTCGTCGGCAATGCACAGTTATTGAAACAACTTGAGGTGACTCAAGCTTCTTTGAAGGATAATACGAAACTCGTAATCTCTGACCAATCCAGGTTGATTAATGTTCTGGGGCTTACGGAAGCGTTAGGCGGATCGCAACTGACACCCAAAACCCAATCAAAGCCGAAATGA
- the nusB gene encoding transcription antitermination factor NusB, producing MTGERRKARELALQALFEIDLAGHASNEVMSRAIETGNLSPEGAAFARELLEGVVQNREKIDEQIRHFAPAWPLDQMATVDRNILRLAIYELLHNNKVPVKVAINEAVELAKSFGADSSPRFINGVLSSISHLATR from the coding sequence ATGACTGGTGAAAGACGCAAGGCGCGCGAACTGGCGCTGCAGGCATTATTTGAGATAGACCTGGCGGGACATGCTTCGAACGAAGTAATGTCGCGCGCAATCGAAACCGGCAACCTCTCTCCTGAAGGCGCGGCTTTTGCGCGCGAGCTCCTGGAGGGCGTCGTCCAGAACAGGGAAAAGATCGACGAGCAGATAAGGCATTTCGCGCCTGCCTGGCCTCTCGACCAGATGGCCACTGTGGACCGCAATATCCTCAGGCTTGCAATCTACGAGCTTTTACACAATAATAAAGTGCCTGTGAAAGTGGCTATCAACGAAGCAGTGGAACTGGCCAAGAGTTTCGGGGCCGACAGCTCGCCCAGGTTTATCAACGGCGTTCTGAGTTCTATCAGCCATCTGGCTACTAGATAG
- the fabG gene encoding 3-oxoacyl-[acyl-carrier-protein] reductase → MDFSGKVALVTGSGRGIGKAITLKLASAGAIMVVNDISLTNAQIVVDEIKGQGGDGLAVGADVSSAADVSRMVEAAIAAYGHIDILVNNAGITRDQLLLRMADSEWDDVLNIDLRSVFLCTRAVIKHMLKERKGRIVSIASIVGLMGNAGQANYAAAKAGIVGFTRSVAKEVASRGITANAVAPGFIETDMTAKLSEKQKQDLMSRIPLGYLGTPQDVAEVVAFLASDEARYITGQVITIDGGMGGA, encoded by the coding sequence ATGGACTTTTCGGGCAAGGTAGCGCTCGTCACCGGTTCCGGCCGCGGTATCGGCAAGGCCATTACCCTCAAGCTGGCTTCGGCAGGAGCCATAATGGTGGTCAATGATATTTCTTTAACTAACGCCCAGATAGTGGTTGACGAAATAAAGGGTCAAGGCGGAGATGGTCTGGCAGTTGGTGCCGACGTAAGCTCGGCCGCAGATGTCTCCCGCATGGTGGAGGCGGCCATCGCCGCCTACGGGCACATCGATATCCTGGTCAATAACGCCGGTATCACACGCGACCAGCTTCTGCTGCGCATGGCAGATAGCGAATGGGACGACGTGCTGAATATAGACCTCAGGAGCGTCTTTTTATGCACGCGCGCGGTTATCAAGCACATGCTCAAGGAGCGCAAGGGACGCATTGTCAGCATCGCCAGCATCGTGGGACTGATGGGAAATGCGGGGCAGGCGAACTATGCGGCTGCCAAGGCTGGCATCGTTGGTTTTACCCGTTCGGTGGCCAAGGAAGTTGCTTCCCGAGGCATAACGGCTAATGCAGTAGCCCCCGGGTTTATCGAGACTGATATGACGGCCAAATTATCCGAAAAACAAAAACAGGATTTAATGTCCCGCATTCCGCTGGGTTACTTGGGTACACCGCAAGACGTAGCCGAAGTCGTGGCGTTCCTGGCCTCGGACGAGGCACGATACATCACCGGGCAGGTCATCACCATAGACGGCGGCATGGGCGGCGCGTAA
- the acpP gene encoding acyl carrier protein, producing the protein MATVYERVKKVTIAQLGVTEDEVSPDSALMADLGADSLDLVELMMALEQEFSTSDKKITIPDEESEKMMSVQDAVDFLHGIGISDVQAQPKPVEKSGFARINLPRPNISRPNQPRQDRPQDKQMNRQGGGNPPRGGQQQQQRRDNRPRRDRPQGNMPRPNNPPRQQQQPPPAPQPPPQAPQKPPEPGNPAS; encoded by the coding sequence TTGGCGACAGTTTATGAACGCGTAAAGAAAGTTACCATCGCTCAGCTTGGGGTGACTGAAGATGAGGTCTCGCCTGATTCCGCTTTGATGGCCGACCTGGGGGCCGATTCACTGGACCTGGTTGAGCTTATGATGGCGCTGGAACAAGAATTTAGCACCTCCGATAAAAAGATAACTATCCCGGATGAAGAGAGCGAAAAGATGATGTCGGTGCAGGATGCCGTGGATTTTTTGCACGGGATAGGAATATCCGATGTACAAGCCCAGCCCAAGCCGGTGGAAAAATCAGGTTTTGCGAGGATCAATCTTCCGAGACCCAATATATCCAGACCCAATCAGCCGAGGCAGGACAGACCGCAGGATAAACAGATGAACCGCCAGGGTGGCGGCAACCCGCCGCGCGGAGGGCAACAGCAGCAGCAACGCAGGGATAACCGTCCCCGCCGCGACAGGCCGCAGGGAAATATGCCACGGCCAAATAATCCACCCAGGCAGCAGCAACAGCCACCGCCAGCGCCTCAACCGCCACCGCAGGCTCCACAGAAACCGCCTGAGCCCGGAAACCCGGCGAGCTGA
- a CDS encoding NfeD family protein, giving the protein MIDSIAIGSSTSWVWAVFVVIGLFMILLELIIGVQTGFDLVFLGSAFILGGLLTWPLHSWILTLIATSAICLAYVGLGRRYVHRLTAVRKSKTNIDTIVGRTGIVLQKIARNVDGRVKIGNEDWKAKAAEDIEKGDEIVVSGVSGVTLIVEKTKGGE; this is encoded by the coding sequence ATGATAGATAGTATAGCAATTGGATCATCCACTTCATGGGTTTGGGCGGTATTTGTGGTTATCGGTCTGTTTATGATTCTACTGGAACTTATCATCGGCGTACAGACCGGGTTTGACTTGGTATTCCTTGGGTCGGCCTTCATCCTTGGTGGACTCCTGACCTGGCCGTTACATTCATGGATCCTGACATTAATCGCAACCAGTGCAATCTGCTTGGCGTATGTGGGGCTTGGCAGGAGATATGTCCATAGGTTGACTGCGGTGCGAAAATCGAAAACCAACATCGATACTATCGTTGGTAGAACAGGAATCGTCCTGCAAAAAATCGCCAGAAATGTTGATGGTCGGGTAAAAATTGGCAACGAAGATTGGAAAGCAAAAGCAGCAGAAGACATTGAAAAGGGTGACGAGATAGTTGTCTCGGGTGTTAGTGGAGTTACGTTAATTGTGGAAAAGACTAAAGGAGGCGAATAA